A section of the Kluyveromyces lactis strain NRRL Y-1140 chromosome F complete sequence genome encodes:
- the MPS3 gene encoding Mps3p (some similarities with uniprot|P47069 Saccharomyces cerevisiae YJL019W MPS3 Essential integral membrane protein required for spindle pole body duplication and for nuclear fusion localizes to the spindle pole body half bridge interacts with DnaJ-like chaperone Jem1p and with centrin homolog Cdc31p), whose translation MDRSRLYNKSIREAYENMVKGAGAPHLSADHDNSKVSRYSASIIHEDNRREGLENSEFSDNESLNEYDDEGEENDADDDGEAENDYTQFKKSLIQDDEWLDDESDTDYTEEADQSFLLEKDNDNDSDDESRRYVCPGSEFYFEDSKTSKSGKWYFHKFWWLIIGLVCVWFLESYFSVHGSSPLTPDLNKKINLLQNQLNQLNHERDLQKSKYQSDLDQNIKLIIQQFEKNVKRILPKNIKDFSLLHSTIEKLESKVDTLGEKVAWNNVNETLSRLSEILPSEIPVIIESDHSSSETNSTKQQVLLIPELHRYLVELIPPLINNSFDAQSILKNSDFKYDLNHYVKEILNNEFQYIERSQFIQELQSHIQAIKEDLSREIESKTSQLQTPQQLSTVVLKKMIHRIYNSNQHQLEANLNKATFAQGAKILNHLCSKTVKGTTSPVDLLQDCSFGCSSSTYWLGDSKGCQWAIRFDEPIFLTKISYLHGRFSHNLEVMAGTPKKITIYVKPLVPISKVENIRRWPVDSTYVELGQFHYDLYSNAIKQDFLLPDWFIQSKALIRSMVFVVDENHGNSSYTAMRKFIVNGVTPKDLQLMSSFPSDWAQMTPEYSISLEEQERARLSRVAQWQDQQVPSFGEDELVD comes from the coding sequence ATGGATAGATCCAGATTGTACAACAAAAGTATTCGCGAAGCGTATGAAAATATGGTGAAGGGAGCCGGAGCTCCGCACTTAAGCGCTGATCATGATAATTCCAAGGTTAGCAGATATTCTGCAAGTATAATTCATGAGGATAATCGGCGAGAAGGATTGGAAAATAGTGAGTTTTCAGACAACGAGTCATTGAATGaatatgatgatgaagGGGAAGAAAATGATGCGGATGACGATGGTGAAGCAGAGAACGATTATACACAATTTAAGAAGTCATTAATTCAAGATGATGAGTGGCTTGATGATGAATCGGATACGGACTATACAGAAGAGGCCGATCAGAGCTTTTTACTGGAGAAGGacaatgataatgatagtGACGATGAAAGTCGTCGCTACGTGTGCCCAGGTTCtgaattttattttgaGGATTCTAAAACAAGTAAATCCGGTAAATGGTATTTTCACAAATTCTGGTGGCTTATCATAGGTCTGGTATGTGTATGGTTTTTGGAGTCTTATTTTTCTGTCCATGGTTCATCTCCCTTGACCCCAGATTTGAATAAGAAAATTAATCTACTACAAAATCAgttgaatcaattgaacCACGAAAGAGATTTACAAAAGAGCAAATATCAAAGCGATTTGGATCAAAACATAAAGTTAATTATTCAACAGTTCGAGAAAAATGTAAAGAGAATATTACCAAAGAACATAAAGGATTTTTCACTACTTCATTCAACAATTGAGAAATTAGAGAGTAAAGTAGATACGTTAGGTGAAAAAGTTGCATGGAATAATGTCAACGAGACATTGTCAAGATTAAGCGAAATTCTTCCATCTGAAATACCAGTTATAATAGAGTCAGATCATTCGTCGTCGGAAACTAATTCTACAAAGCAACAGGTTTTACTTATTCCTGAGTTGCATCGCTACTTGGTTGAACTAATACCGCCGTTAATAAACAATTCGTTTGATGCACAATCAATATTGAAGAACTCTGACTTCAAATATGACCTAAATCATTATGTTAAGGAAATTCTGAATAATGAGTTTCAATACATTGAGAGATCACAGTTCATTCAAGAGTTACAGTCTCATATTCAGGCAATAAAAGAGGATTTATCaagagaaattgaatcTAAAACAAGCCAATTACAAACACCACAACAACTCTCGACAGTGGTCCtaaaaaaaatgattcaTCGGATCTATAACTCGAATCAGCATCAACTGGAAGctaatttgaataaagcGACTTTCGCTCAAGGCGCTAAAATCCTAAACCATCTATGTTCGAAGACTGTTAAAGGAACCACAAGTCCAGTTGATCTACTACAAGATTGTTCATTCGGATGTTCTAGTTCCACTTATTGGTTAGGTGATAGCAAAGGGTGCCAATGGGCAATTCGTTTTGACGAACCGATATTCTTAACCAAAATATCATATTTACATGGAAGATTTTCCCATAACTTGGAGGTCATGGCGGGTACACCTAAAAAAATAACAATTTATGTTAAGCCGTTAGTGCcaatatcaaaagttgaaaacattCGTAGGTGGCCTGTCGACTCAACTTACGTTGAATTAGGACAGTTCCACTACGATTTATACTCAAACGCTATCAAGCAAGATTTCTTATTGCCAGACTGGTTTATTCAATCAAAAGCTCTAATAAGATCAATGGTTTTCGTGGTTGACGAAAATCATGGCAACTCATCCTACACTGCCATGAGAAAGTTTATTGTGAATGGCGTTACTCCTAAAGACTTACAGCTAATGAGCTCGTTCCCTTCGGACTGGGCTCAAATGACTCCTGAGTATTCGATATCTCTCGAGGAACAGGAACGAGCACGACTTTCCAGAGTTGCACAATGGCAAGATCAGCAAGTGCCATCTTTCGGAGAAGATGAACTTGTTGACTAA
- the TPH3 gene encoding Tph3p (weakly similar to uniprot|P47071 Saccharomyces cerevisiae YJL016W), which produces MVGLKLKSAFQFKKKTDAKDNSSSGKISKLASIGNDLYPQDYEALQPLLTLLNVQASKCYAFENVSGAFVAKFGDKGFIPVSKFSLMGMNLTLYIGSIDTHVADEEVVDIDLKMLWDHKVIKEGENYHLSFEPNCDISLVSSNLEDVKQLSKAISLVQFEYGSLFKALTASIISLMGLKISDIHLILNNNFSYKDWCYININNEWIKTWCHIDKRNKATDAKGKSKVKFYRDDKSTSKKNLICFISDVDVVEDIFISTEPMNSSKSHTGVWNLDELRTLMHSGLNSADALDTFMEKLDTVSVIGSVNWINPDSLSDSPRSSRSRSSSFAWTPKSPRKRVLSVSDSKSPSQLRENSVSNLTQFVGGTGRNHSRNMSSVSTNSSTAIDLDEATGEVTTQRFLFKPIPHAGVHHLESIIRFLIPVYDCLQLYGRPTAFRSAREDVNSLSFGLPKLPAIDYFSEQELQMIFSKTEYEADSISRWAYFKTLLHECYKNRSQNSDESFRTLADPWNMPNVKIPLSSVTAEFHYSTNLNKSNDSPPIV; this is translated from the coding sequence ATGGTGGGCTTAAAGTTGAAAAGCGCTTTCcaattcaagaagaaaacggATGCCAAGGATAACTCTTCATCGGGTAAAATAAGCAAGCTAGCGTCTATTGGAAACGACCTTTACCCACAGGACTATGAAGCATTGCAACCCCTTTTAACTTTGTTGAATGTCCAGGCTAGTAAGTGCTATGCATTCGAGAACGTGTCTGGCGCTTTCGTGGCAAAATTTGGGGACAAAGGTTTCATACCTGTAAGCAAGTTTTCCTTGATGGGTATGAACCTTACTCTATACATCGGTTCGATAGATACGCACGTTGCGGACGAGGAAgttgttgatattgatcTCAAAATGCTATGGGACCACAAAGTTATAAAAGAAGGTGAGAATTATCATCTCTCCTTCGAGCCAAACTGTGATATATCTTTAGTATCTTCTAATTTGGAAGATGTGAAACAGTTGAGTAAAGCGATTTCGTTGGTGCAATTTGAATATGGCTCATTGTTTAAAGCGCTGACGGCTTCAATTATCTCTCTAATGGGACTCAAAATTTCCGACATTCACCTAATTCTTAACAACAATTTTAGTTATAAAGACTGGTGCTATATCAATATTAACAATGAATGGATCAAGACGTGGTGCCACATAGataaaagaaacaaagCCACCGATGCAAAGGGTAAGTCAAAGGTAAAGTTCTACCGTGATGATAAGTCTACTTCTAAAAAGAACTTGATCTGTTTCATTTCTGATGTAGACGTTGTTGAAGATATATTCATATCTACAGAGCCTATGAATTCTTCGAAATCTCACACGGGAGTTTGGAATTTGGACGAGTTGAGAACTCTAATGCATAGTGGTTTGAACTCAGCTGATGCTTTAGACACCTTCATGGAAAAGTTGGATACCGTTTCTGTAATAGGTTCGGTTAATTGGATCAATCCCGACTCATTGTCTGATAGCCCGCGTTCTTCAAGATCTCGTTCTTCCTCATTTGCATGGACCCCTAAGAGTCCTAGAAAGAGAGTCTTGAGTGTCTCTGATTCGAAAAGTCCATCCCAGCTAAGAGAAAACTCCGTATCGAATTTGACTCAATTTGTTGGTGGTACCGGCAGAAATCACTCTAGAAACATGTCATCAGTCTCAACAAATTCCTCGACAGCCATCGATCTCGACGAAGCCACTGGTGAGGTTACCACCCAAAGGTTCCTATTCAAACCAATTCCTCATGCAGGCGTTCACCATTTAGAATCAATAATTAGGTTTTTGATTCCCGTCTACGATTGTCTACAGTTGTATGGCAGGCCCACTGCCTTCAGAAGTGCACGTGAGGATGTAAACTCTCTCTCATTTGGCCTTCCAAAACTACCTGCTATAGACTATTTTTCGGAACAAGAATTACAaatgatattttccaaaacaGAGTATGAAGCGGACAGCATCAGTAGGTGGGCTTACTTCAAGACGTTACTCCATGAATGTTATAAGAACCGATCTCAAAATTCGGATGAGTCTTTCAGAACTTTAGCAGACCCATGGAACATGCCCAATGTCAAGATCCCACTATCTTCCGTGACAGCAGAGTTCCACTACTCTACAAATCTCAACAAGTCAAACGACTCACCTCCAATCGTATAG